From Styela clava chromosome 6, kaStyClav1.hap1.2, whole genome shotgun sequence, one genomic window encodes:
- the LOC120331788 gene encoding uncharacterized protein LOC120331788 → MPIRQNKVGIERPNLDEGHRVSCGRKRRGRKFRKASAEERDEASSYLTAVHCIYAFASWFGKGMVKANKVLTFSHCCKPNVDEERLEIDRNGKKILKKENHQKANLKNGKNQSKVGTSSGGKSRDKESDSKNTVIGSSVIHTNDERYENGRRGNTLPPLEIPGVGSKTASEKSKDIVETNPAKFRPPLSVSGVNFQTQSLPGVVGDLPNKILKASADFKSSKDQEQMPSMQPIPTSTTGILPPSSGPYVSQKSNASADTGRVDGMVKFVKQLEEQKKLLICGLESVTSAKLWFEKSLDFVNEKQNQMNVRTTEDGDSGIKRSTSSENICSKGGPLDNLTVDSINEMEKRMTSLIDTSIKLENFLTSSKIWEKPNVDHKSIQTNNFTKDTQKCIETKFQSTQTIDEVQPKIDQKKNDKESSINGSN, encoded by the exons ATGCCTATTAGACAAAATAAAGTTGGCATCGAGAGGCCTAATCTCGATGAGGGTCACAGGGTGTCATGTGGCCGAAAAAGGCGAGGGCGAAAATTTAGAAAAGCTTCTGCGGAG GAACGAGATGAAGCTTCATCCTATTTGACTGCAGTGCATTGTATTTATGCATTTGCTTCATGGTTCGGCAAAGGAATGGTGAAGGCTAACAAAGTCTTG ACATTCTCCCACTGTTGCAAACCCAACGTTGACGAGGAAAGATTGGAAATCGATCGTAATGGTAAAAAG ATTTTGAAGAAAGAGAATCATCAaaaagcaaatttgaaaaatggcaAGAATCAATCTAAAGTCGG AACATCAAGTGGTGGAAAAAGTCGTGACAAGGAATCGGATAGCAAAAATACAGTTATAGGGAGCAGTGTAATCCATACTAACGACGAGCGTTACGAAAATGGAAGACGAGGCAACACTCTTCCTCCACTTGAAATACCAGGAGTTGGATCGAAAACTGCAAG TGAAAAATCAAAAGATATCGTTGAAACGAATCCTGCAAAATTCAGACCTCCATTATCTGTTTCTGGTGTTAATTTTCAAACCCAAAGTCTACCCGGGGTCGTTGGAGATTTGCCCAACAAAATTCTTAAGGCATCTGCAG ATTTCAAAAGTTCGAAGGACCAAGAACAAATGCCTTCAATGCAGCCGATCCCAACGTCAACTACAGGGATATTGCCTCCATCTAGCGGCCCATATGTATCACAGAAAAGTAATGCTTCTGCGGACACAGGAAGGGTGGATGGCATG GTGAAATTTGTGAAACAATTAGAGGAGCAGAAGAAACTATTAATTTGTGGTTTGGAATCGGTAACTTCAGCAAAATTATGGTTTGAAAAGAGCTTAGATTTTGTTAACGAaaaacaaaaccaaatgaaCGTAAGAACCACAGAAGATGGGGATTCAGGGATAAAAAGATCAACttcatctgaaaatatttgcagTAAAG GGGGCCCTCTCGATAACCTCACAGTTGACAGCATAAACGAAATGGAAAAGAGGATGACATCGCTGATCGACACCtcaataaaattggaaaattttttgACGTCTtcaaaaatttgggaaaaacCG AATGTTGACCATAaatcaatacaaacaaataactTTACAAAAGATACTCAGAAATGTATCGAAACCAAG ttTCAGTCGACTCAGACAATTGACGAGGTACAACCGAAAATCGACCAG AAGAAAAACGACAAGGAATCTTCAATTAATGGTTCTAATTAG